In Streptomyces nojiriensis, one genomic interval encodes:
- a CDS encoding serine hydrolase domain-containing protein: MPHTRAADRSAPRLRRAASATAVALALLAGLAPAASAAVQEAPGAYGQDAARRLDRAQLQAGLNAIQGAGVYGVYSGVRDGRERFDGAAGLADVATGRKVRPDLRHRVGSVTKTFTAVAVLQQSAKGRVDLDRPVGDYVPELLPGERGRKVTVRMLLNHTSGIYDYVGDAFPSLLKGTTESLDEHRYRTIKPAELIGYGVARPQLFEPGTGWSYSNTNYVLLGEVLRKVTGQDPEQVITRDVIRRVGLRDTYFPGTDPRIRGAHARMYESFYGLIDPPRDYSDYNMTWAGTAGALVSTPQDLNTFYRALLGGDILPRRQLDQMRTTVDVKDETGAVAMRYGLGIYSMDTPCGPAWGHDGGVFGAGTWALSSPDGRRQFAIGYNLMKYQRLNAAGTAFDPHPADAALRDYRDRSLCGTTAPHTPDPAAKDRPAETPSAQAPPAQPPAAPKVLPPSMPALPGPLSGPVR, encoded by the coding sequence GTGCCCCACACCCGTGCTGCCGACCGATCCGCACCGCGACTGCGTCGTGCCGCCTCGGCCACCGCCGTCGCCTTAGCCCTGCTGGCGGGCCTCGCGCCGGCCGCGAGCGCCGCCGTCCAGGAGGCGCCGGGCGCCTACGGCCAGGACGCCGCCCGGCGCCTCGACCGTGCCCAGCTGCAGGCCGGGCTGAACGCGATCCAGGGGGCGGGCGTGTACGGCGTCTACTCCGGGGTCCGTGACGGCCGCGAGCGCTTCGACGGCGCCGCCGGCCTCGCCGACGTCGCCACCGGGCGCAAGGTCCGCCCCGACCTCCGGCACCGCGTCGGCAGCGTCACCAAGACGTTCACCGCCGTGGCCGTCCTGCAGCAGTCCGCGAAGGGCCGGGTGGACCTCGACCGGCCGGTAGGCGACTACGTGCCCGAGCTGCTGCCCGGCGAGCGCGGCCGCAAGGTGACCGTCCGCATGCTCCTCAACCACACCAGCGGCATCTACGACTACGTCGGCGACGCCTTCCCCTCCCTCCTGAAGGGGACCACGGAGAGCCTGGACGAGCACCGGTACCGCACGATCAAGCCCGCCGAGCTGATCGGCTACGGAGTGGCCCGGCCGCAGCTGTTCGAGCCCGGCACCGGCTGGTCCTACTCCAACACCAACTACGTGCTGCTCGGCGAGGTGCTCCGCAAGGTGACCGGCCAGGACCCGGAGCAGGTGATCACGCGGGACGTGATCCGGCGCGTGGGGCTGCGCGACACCTACTTCCCCGGTACCGACCCGCGCATCCGCGGGGCGCACGCCCGCATGTACGAGAGCTTCTACGGACTCATAGACCCGCCGCGCGACTACAGCGACTACAACATGACCTGGGCCGGCACCGCCGGGGCCCTCGTCTCCACCCCGCAGGACCTCAACACCTTCTACCGCGCCCTGCTGGGCGGCGACATCCTGCCGCGCCGCCAGCTGGACCAGATGCGCACCACCGTCGACGTCAAGGACGAGACGGGCGCCGTGGCCATGCGCTACGGCCTCGGCATCTACTCCATGGACACGCCGTGCGGCCCGGCCTGGGGCCACGACGGGGGAGTCTTCGGCGCCGGCACCTGGGCCCTGTCCAGCCCGGACGGCCGCCGCCAGTTCGCCATCGGGTACAACCTGATGAAGTACCAACGCCTCAACGCGGCCGGCACGGCCTTCGACCCGCACCCGGCCGACGCCGCGCTGCGGGACTACCGCGACCGGTCCCTGTGCGGCACCACCGCACCGCACACCCCGGACCCGGCCGCGAAGGACCGCCCCGCCGAGACCCCGTCGGCCCAGGCCCCGCCGGCCCAGCCCCCGGCCGCTCCGAAGGTACTGCCCCCGAGCATGCCGGCGCTCCCCGGACCGCTGTCGGGCCCCGTCCGCTGA
- a CDS encoding DUF6400 family protein, with protein sequence MAPHDRTPPSDASGTPGASDASELVDFAVDLTSQEVLRRAQVMAALGPDWDPMEVLLGEEAAYDLLYSGLDAEQQGLYDDLVAAGVLPSRGDGSAAA encoded by the coding sequence ATGGCCCCCCACGACCGCACCCCTCCCTCCGACGCCTCCGGTACCCCCGGTGCCTCCGACGCGTCCGAGCTGGTCGATTTCGCCGTCGACCTCACCTCGCAGGAGGTGCTCCGGCGCGCCCAGGTGATGGCGGCCCTCGGCCCTGACTGGGATCCGATGGAGGTGCTCCTCGGTGAGGAGGCCGCGTACGACCTGCTCTATTCCGGGCTCGACGCGGAACAGCAGGGCCTCTACGACGACCTGGTGGCGGCCGGTGTGCTGCCCTCGCGCGGAGACGGCAGTGCTGCCGCTTGA
- a CDS encoding 3-hydroxybutyrate dehydrogenase, with protein sequence MTSGYPPVPHATAATAGIDLAGRTAMVTGAGGGIGRACASALAAAGAHVHVVDIDAATAKAVAERIGGRAHVVDLARAEAVEELPAEIDILVNNAGLQHVAPLTEFPPDRFALMQRVMVHAPFLLIRRTMPYMRARGWGRIVNLSSAHGRRASAFKAGYVTAKHALEGLSKVAAVEGAPYGVTSNCVNPGYVRTPLVERQIEAQAAAHGIDAGRVVSEVLLSRSVIKRLVEPEEVAAAVLWLCGPHTGYVTGASIPLDGGWTAT encoded by the coding sequence ATGACAAGCGGATACCCTCCCGTGCCCCACGCAACAGCCGCCACCGCGGGCATCGACCTGGCGGGCCGCACCGCCATGGTGACCGGCGCCGGCGGCGGTATCGGGCGGGCCTGCGCCTCGGCGCTCGCCGCGGCCGGGGCCCACGTACACGTGGTGGACATCGACGCCGCCACGGCGAAGGCCGTCGCCGAGCGGATCGGCGGGCGGGCGCACGTCGTCGACCTGGCCCGGGCCGAGGCCGTCGAGGAGCTCCCGGCCGAGATCGACATCCTGGTCAACAACGCCGGGCTGCAGCACGTCGCCCCGCTGACCGAGTTCCCGCCGGACCGCTTCGCACTCATGCAGCGTGTGATGGTGCACGCGCCGTTCCTGCTGATCCGCCGGACCATGCCGTACATGCGCGCACGCGGCTGGGGCCGCATCGTCAACCTCTCCAGCGCGCACGGGCGGCGCGCCAGCGCGTTCAAGGCCGGATACGTGACCGCGAAACACGCCCTGGAAGGGCTCAGCAAGGTCGCGGCCGTCGAAGGGGCCCCGTACGGCGTCACCAGCAACTGCGTGAACCCCGGATACGTCCGCACACCACTGGTCGAGCGGCAGATCGAGGCCCAGGCCGCCGCTCACGGCATCGACGCCGGACGGGTGGTGTCCGAGGTACTTCTGAGCCGCTCCGTGATCAAGCGGCTGGTCGAACCGGAGGAGGTCGCCGCAGCCGTCCTGTGGCTCTGCGGCCCGCACACCGGCTACGTCACCGGAGCCTCGATCCCCCTGGACGGCGGCTGGACCGCCACCTGA
- a CDS encoding HAD family hydrolase → MIKGVMFDFSGTLLRVESTEEWLAAALAETGIQPAEEFGETARRLTEYGALPGGPSPQHLPAHLETLWDQRDMSPEQHRAAYGGLTHAAGITDPELVQALYDRHMIPAAWRPYPDTGPTLRALRRRGLPVAVVSNIGWDLRPVFRAHGLDELVDAYVLSFELGVQKPDPVIFRTACDRLGLTPADVLMVGDSREADGGARALGCPVHFVDHLPVDQRPGGLTPLLDLLGPV, encoded by the coding sequence ATGATCAAAGGCGTGATGTTCGACTTCTCCGGCACACTGCTGCGCGTCGAGTCGACCGAGGAGTGGCTCGCCGCCGCCCTCGCGGAGACCGGCATCCAGCCGGCCGAGGAGTTCGGCGAGACGGCGCGGCGGCTGACCGAGTACGGCGCGCTGCCCGGCGGGCCGTCGCCCCAGCACCTGCCGGCGCACCTCGAAACCCTGTGGGACCAGCGGGACATGAGCCCCGAGCAGCACCGGGCCGCCTACGGCGGCCTGACCCACGCCGCAGGCATCACCGACCCGGAGCTCGTACAGGCCCTCTACGACCGCCACATGATCCCCGCCGCCTGGCGCCCCTACCCGGACACCGGGCCCACCCTGCGCGCACTGCGCCGCCGGGGGCTCCCGGTGGCCGTGGTCAGCAACATCGGCTGGGACCTGCGGCCGGTCTTCCGCGCGCACGGGCTCGACGAGCTGGTCGACGCCTACGTGCTCTCCTTCGAGCTGGGCGTCCAGAAGCCCGATCCGGTGATCTTCCGGACCGCCTGCGACCGGCTGGGCCTGACCCCCGCCGATGTGCTGATGGTCGGCGACAGCCGCGAGGCGGACGGCGGCGCGCGGGCGCTCGGCTGCCCGGTGCACTTCGTCGACCACCTCCCGGTCGACCAGCGGCCCGGCGGACTGACCCCGCTCCTGGACCTGCTCGGGCCCGTGTAG